CATCAGCAGCTTCTTCGTTGCCTGCATCTGCTTTCAGCTCCTCGAGCTCCCTGACGCGTGCCTCAAGAGAGGCTTCGCTCTCCACCAGTTCATTATGCTCCTCCAGCGTTTTAATCACAAAGCCTGAAGACTCGAGTACTTCAAGAGCCTCCTCTTCAGTGACGTCTTCAAACGTTTCTGCTGTGGATTCGTTGTCGCCAAAGTAAAAAGCGCCGGCGAAGACTGTAGTTGTAAGGAAGACTCCTGCTGCAGTTCCTCTTAACCCGTTTCTGCTTAACATTCTAGAATCCTCCCTGTTACCTGTTATGAGCTAATAGCTCGTCGATATCTCCCTCAGAGCGGTTTGTTTTCTTTGAGATATCCTTTATATCGAAGCCTTCCTCATAAAGAGCAAGAACATCGTCCCGTGTTAGTTCGTTTGGAACACTACCTGTCTCAGCTGCAGAGGCTGCTTCGTTTCCAATGACAAATTCCTCTTCGATGGTTTTCATTTTCTTTTTTAACTGATACATCTCCTGCATCAGTGTAATTGAAAAGTTCTCCAGTTGTTTTTCCACGTCTTTTGCCGGGTCCTTACGGGTGAAAGACAAGATGAATAAAATGGCGCTGACGCTAAACATGGTTATGACTAGCCCACTCACATAGTTTCCCCCTTAACACTTATGTACGTGTAATGTTATACCACATTTTCATTTTGCTTCCTAGAGTCTTTAGCCAGATTTGTCGAATAACTCTCGTTCATTAGTTGCGAATGGTCGCAATTTTTGGTGAAAAATGAAAAGAGAACGATGTCTGAAGGAATGGGGTCTAAGTAAATACAACTTCAACAGGTTTTTTCATATGTGAGCCATGGGGGTGACAAACTATGACAATTTTGACTTCTTGTTGAGATTTCAAAGTCAGAGTAAGATGAAGATAGACAAGCTGGGAAACATCAATAGAAGGAGGCGGAGGCGTGTATACGAATCAGGTTACAGAGAGAGTCTCATCCTGGAAAAAATCAAGCGTATTTACTGTAATGGACCGAGGTCAGGTGGCACTGTATGATGATCGTCAGTCCCTTTTACGGTTTAAAGAGGGAGAGACTGCAGACATTCAATGGAAATGGATACACCTGCCAATGAAAAGTCAAAACCGGACAATTAATAAATTGATTGTTTATAACCGTTCAGCAGAAAATGTGGATGTTAAGCTTTCTGTCAGGTATCAAATGGTAGAACGGAGTGCCGAAGTCGTTTATTACTCCCCGAGCCAGGAATCATTGATCGTACATGATCAGAACTCTTATGCTCTATTTGGCGGGATCACAAGTCAGGGAACCCAATGTTCTTATTCCACATCACTTGTTAACCAGGAAGGAGCGACAGACATTGAGTATATGCAGATGCAGCCGATTGTCCAGTTCAGCCACGGGTGGGGGCTTGAATACAAACTTTCTCTGGAGCCGTATATGTCCGATTTTTTCTATGAGTGGGAAATGAAGCACGAAGATCTATTCTGGCTGGAAGAAGCACACAGTCAGTATCATACTCTGCTTCGTTCCTGTCAGCGTTGACAAGGAAAAAACCTTTACATTTAACATTCCCTCTTGATTGTCTCCTCAGTTTTTGCTATATTTTAAAAGTATGAGTAAAGATTAGAGGTTTGGAGGGAGATATCATGCGCGTTCAAGTTACATTAGCTTGCACTGAAACTGGTGACAGAAACTACATTACGACAAAAAATAAACGTAATAACCCAGATCGTATCGAAATGAAGAAATACAGCCCACGCCTTAAGCGTCACACTATGCACAAAGAGACGAAGTAATGTGGGAAAAAGCGACTTTAATAAGTCGCTTTTTTTAGTATAATGATAAAAGAACAGGGTCAGGCAAGATAGCTGTGTATGTGTGTAAGATTCAGGATGCAATTGAGCAACAAATTATTACGGAGCTGTGAAATGAGGTGTCACTGATGGAGGCTAAAGAAGTAAAGCGCCTGATGCGCAACGAGGTGAAACATCACCTGAGTAAAGAAGACCCCGAAGATCTTGCCTTAAAAACAAGCAAAATACATAATATACTTTTTGAACAGCCTGAATGGAAGCGTGCAGGGAATGTAGGGATTACTCTTTCTGTCGGCCGTGAAATTGATACATACGAGATTCTCGCAAGAGGCCTCGAAGAGAACAAACAGATGGCTGCACCGAAGTGTGATCCGGATAAAAAAACGTTGATCTTTTATCACATAACCTCCCTCGAACAGTTAGAGGACAGTTTTTACGGTTTGAAGGAGCCGGACCTGCTGAAGTGCAAAAAGGTGAACGAAGATGATCTTGATTTTCTTCTTGTACCGGGAATCGTGTATTCAGACAAGGGATACAGAATCGGGTACGGTGGAGGCTATTATGATCGTTTTCTTTCAGGAAACCCCAGCCTCTACACATGTTCTCTTGCCTACGAAATTCAATTAAGGGACAATCTGCCCACAGAGGAACATGATATAGCAGTAAAGTCGATCATAACCGAAAAAAGGTTTATTCGCCCATGAGTGTGCTGACTGTTGCGGGTATTTTTCTTCTGGCAGCAGGAGCCCGGTTTAAGGGGTCACTCACAAACAGCGGGACATTAATGGCTCTTTTGGTAGCTTTGTTTATTGGTGCTGCCTTTGATTTGTATGGACTGTTAATCCTTGCTGTCTTTTTTCTTACGTCTTCGATTCTGGGGAAAGTGCTTGATAAGAGAGTTGAGAGTAATACAATAGAAGAAAAAGGTAATCGCCGGGATGCGAGGCAGGTCCTTGCCAATGGAGGATGGCCTGCTGTTTGTGCTGTCTTTTATCTTTTTACCGGGGACAGTGTCTGGCTCATTGCTTTTTTGAGTGGTTTTGCTGCTGCTACCAGTGACACGTGGGCTTCGGAATTCGGTCGTCTGAGCAAAAGGTGTCCTCTTGATTTAATCAGACTTAAACCAGCTGTAAAAGGGCAGTCCGGTGCTGTGTCAGTCATTGGTACTTTAGGAGCGGCAGCTGGAAGTTTAATAATAGGTGTTTCTTCATTCCTGTTTATGTTTCTGAGCGAAGAACCGTTTACCATTTATACGTTTGTTCTCATTTCAGTGATTGGTTTTACTGCTCAATTGATTGATACAATAGCAGGGGGAACGATCCAAGCGTTATACGAGTGTCCCGGGTGCGGGGAGAAAACAGAAAGAACGCGCCATTGCGGGTATCGTACTGTCAGGATCAGAGGCATGTCATTTATAAACAATGACGTTGTTAACCATCTTTGTACAGCCTCTGCCGTTTTTATTACGTGGATTGTGTACGTGATCATCTAAAATGAGGTGAGCGGATTGCAAAACATTTCAAATCGTTATTCAAGACAGGAATTGTTTGATCCGATAGGAAGAGCCGGTCAGGAAAGACTCGCTGATAAAGAAGTATTCATTGTCGGTATGGGCGCCCTTGGTTCGGTCCTTGCCAACCATCTTGCGCGTGCAGGTGTAGGTTCTGTTTCTTTTGCAGACAGAGACTACGTGGAATTCAGCAATCTTCATAGACAAATGCTCTTTGATGAGGAAGATGCCAGGGAGATGGTTCCCAAAGCTGCAGCAGCAGAGCGGCGCCTTAAGAAGATGAATGCTGAAGTTAATATCAAGGGTTATATAACAGACGTGACGCATGAAAATGTCTTATCTCTTCTTCATAGTTCGCATATCGTTTTAGACGGTACAGACAACCTTGAAACCCGTTTTCTTTTAAATGATGCGGCATATAAGCTTGGCATTCCATACATATATGGCGGGGCAGTCAGCTCGCGGGGAATGCAGGCCACTTTCATCCCCGGTATTACTCCGTGTCTCCGCTGCATAATTTCTCCGTCATCGGGTACCGGAGAAACATGTGACACAACAGGGGTGCTGTCCCTTGCTGTGGATATCGCTGCAAGCTATCAGACGGTGGAAGCATTAAAAATTCTCACAGGTAATGAAAAGGAAGTTAGAAAAACACTTCTTACCTTTGATATCTGGAGAAACCATCGTTTTGAGATGAAAATGAAACAAAAAGATGATTGTGTAACGTGTACTAAAAAAGATTATCCTTCACTGACCGGTGGTGGAGGACCTGGAATTTTCACGCTGTGCGGAAGAGATACGGTTCAAATCGAAGGAAGAGAACCCTTTGATCTTTCCTACTGGGCAAAGCGTCTTGAACATCTCGGGGAAGTTAAAAAGACCCCGTTCCTCGTAAGAGTGCAATTGGAAGGAAAAGTTTAC
This DNA window, taken from Alteribacter keqinensis, encodes the following:
- a CDS encoding 5-formyltetrahydrofolate cyclo-ligase, which encodes MEAKEVKRLMRNEVKHHLSKEDPEDLALKTSKIHNILFEQPEWKRAGNVGITLSVGREIDTYEILARGLEENKQMAAPKCDPDKKTLIFYHITSLEQLEDSFYGLKEPDLLKCKKVNEDDLDFLLVPGIVYSDKGYRIGYGGGYYDRFLSGNPSLYTCSLAYEIQLRDNLPTEEHDIAVKSIITEKRFIRP
- a CDS encoding ThiF family adenylyltransferase gives rise to the protein MQNISNRYSRQELFDPIGRAGQERLADKEVFIVGMGALGSVLANHLARAGVGSVSFADRDYVEFSNLHRQMLFDEEDAREMVPKAAAAERRLKKMNAEVNIKGYITDVTHENVLSLLHSSHIVLDGTDNLETRFLLNDAAYKLGIPYIYGGAVSSRGMQATFIPGITPCLRCIISPSSGTGETCDTTGVLSLAVDIAASYQTVEALKILTGNEKEVRKTLLTFDIWRNHRFEMKMKQKDDCVTCTKKDYPSLTGGGGPGIFTLCGRDTVQIEGREPFDLSYWAKRLEHLGEVKKTPFLVRVQLEGKVYPRSLSGWTDPCAGNGRGAGSKSNLRKIYRKLIRTKRRLDKKLSNNTFVFCFMRL
- a CDS encoding DUF92 domain-containing protein, with product MSVLTVAGIFLLAAGARFKGSLTNSGTLMALLVALFIGAAFDLYGLLILAVFFLTSSILGKVLDKRVESNTIEEKGNRRDARQVLANGGWPAVCAVFYLFTGDSVWLIAFLSGFAAATSDTWASEFGRLSKRCPLDLIRLKPAVKGQSGAVSVIGTLGAAAGSLIIGVSSFLFMFLSEEPFTIYTFVLISVIGFTAQLIDTIAGGTIQALYECPGCGEKTERTRHCGYRTVRIRGMSFINNDVVNHLCTASAVFITWIVYVII
- the rpmG gene encoding 50S ribosomal protein L33, which gives rise to MRVQVTLACTETGDRNYITTKNKRNNPDRIEMKKYSPRLKRHTMHKETK